The Verrucomicrobiota bacterium genome window below encodes:
- the gyrB gene encoding DNA topoisomerase (ATP-hydrolyzing) subunit B: MSDISNYGAAQIDKLEGLEAVRKRPGMYIGDPDERGLHHCVFEVLDNSIDEHLAGFCSRIEVTIHIDGSVSIRDNGRGIPVEMHPKFHMPAIELVLTNLHAGGKFGQGAYKFSGGLHGVGAKCVNALSEWFKAEVTRDGKVYHIAFSQGKTTRKLEVIGEVQNKRISGTLITFLPDPVIFTITTEFKFEILANRMRELAFLNRGLEIVLTDERADPVRKESFCYKDGIRQYVKALGENKQLIHPDPIVISGMRELPMDDQVELSYVDVVLQYTDAYSEQIQCFANSIPNADGGMHLEGLKTGLTSAIKNYARANNLLKDKDPDLTGDDLREGLVCVLSVKLTNPRFSSQTKGKLVNNEIKPAVQSVTYEGLSRFCEENPGIAKKIIEKCLMAARAREAARKAREAVRKTALTGGGLPGKLADCSERDATRTELYIVEGDSAGGSAKQGRDRRFQAILPIRGKLLNVEKARLDKVLQNQEIQTMITAIGTGIGDGDAEGSFNLARLRYGRIIIMTDADVDGSHIRTLLLTFFYRQMPELVRRGHIYIAQPPLYQIKRKKREEYVDDDSQLNKILISLGAEEVRLRNLSDGKEFSREQLIEILDRLEKLAKLSEAVRKHGGDFEDYLRHRDPATGDLPHYMVKVREGNTEYVRYFHDESALKEFSNQNPDLNLYEAEIAPELDGEEATVADGDGAGAAAATDAGETNGQPSARNGQAGDNGSLSPHLRRRARRVELHESNAILKIIHELDHRGLRVEHYSASDQPIFELIEGEDDRAALTSLFSIPQILNSVKEIGRRGVQIKRFKGLGEMNAKELFATTMDPAHRKLLRVDLNENNAVEADKMFTILMGDVVEPRRAFIEDNALNVRNLDV, encoded by the coding sequence ATGTCTGATATTTCGAATTACGGCGCAGCACAAATTGATAAACTTGAAGGGTTAGAGGCGGTCCGGAAACGCCCAGGGATGTACATCGGCGACCCGGACGAACGGGGGTTGCACCACTGCGTTTTCGAAGTTCTGGACAACTCGATTGACGAGCACCTTGCCGGTTTCTGCAGCCGCATTGAAGTCACGATCCATATCGACGGTTCCGTTTCGATCCGGGATAACGGCCGGGGCATCCCGGTGGAAATGCATCCGAAATTCCACATGCCGGCCATCGAACTGGTGCTGACCAACCTGCACGCCGGGGGTAAATTCGGCCAGGGCGCTTATAAATTCTCCGGTGGTTTACACGGCGTCGGCGCCAAGTGCGTCAACGCGCTCTCCGAGTGGTTCAAGGCTGAGGTCACGCGGGACGGCAAAGTTTATCACATCGCTTTTTCCCAGGGTAAAACCACCCGCAAACTTGAGGTCATCGGCGAGGTGCAGAATAAGCGGATCAGCGGCACGCTGATTACCTTTCTGCCTGATCCGGTGATTTTCACGATCACGACCGAGTTCAAGTTTGAGATCCTGGCCAACCGCATGCGGGAACTTGCCTTCCTGAATCGCGGCCTGGAGATCGTATTGACGGATGAGCGGGCGGATCCGGTCCGCAAAGAGTCGTTCTGTTACAAGGACGGCATCCGGCAGTACGTCAAGGCGCTCGGTGAGAACAAGCAACTCATCCACCCCGACCCGATCGTGATCAGCGGGATGCGTGAACTGCCGATGGATGATCAGGTCGAACTCAGCTACGTCGACGTGGTGCTCCAGTACACGGACGCCTATTCCGAGCAAATCCAGTGCTTCGCCAACTCCATTCCGAATGCGGACGGCGGCATGCACCTGGAAGGGCTCAAAACGGGGTTGACCAGTGCGATCAAGAATTATGCGCGCGCCAACAACCTTCTGAAAGATAAAGATCCGGACCTGACGGGCGACGATCTGCGTGAAGGGCTGGTTTGCGTGCTGAGCGTGAAGCTGACCAACCCGCGTTTCAGCTCCCAGACCAAAGGCAAGCTCGTCAACAACGAAATAAAGCCGGCGGTCCAATCGGTGACCTACGAAGGGCTGAGCCGGTTCTGTGAAGAAAACCCGGGCATCGCCAAAAAGATCATTGAGAAATGCCTGATGGCGGCCCGGGCGCGTGAAGCGGCCCGGAAGGCGCGCGAAGCGGTGCGCAAAACGGCCCTGACCGGGGGCGGTCTGCCGGGCAAACTGGCCGACTGTTCCGAGCGCGACGCGACCAGGACGGAACTTTACATCGTGGAAGGAGATTCCGCCGGCGGTTCAGCCAAGCAAGGACGCGACCGCCGGTTTCAAGCCATTCTGCCGATCCGGGGCAAGCTGCTCAACGTGGAGAAGGCGCGCCTGGATAAAGTCCTGCAGAACCAGGAAATCCAGACGATGATCACCGCGATCGGTACCGGCATCGGGGACGGCGACGCGGAAGGGTCTTTCAACCTGGCCAGGCTGCGTTACGGCCGCATCATCATCATGACCGATGCGGACGTCGACGGGTCACACATCCGGACGCTGTTGCTGACGTTTTTCTACCGGCAAATGCCTGAGCTGGTCCGGCGTGGCCATATTTATATTGCCCAGCCGCCTTTGTACCAGATCAAGCGGAAGAAGCGCGAGGAATACGTCGACGACGATTCCCAGCTGAACAAGATCCTGATTTCCCTGGGGGCCGAGGAGGTGCGCCTGCGGAATCTCAGTGACGGAAAGGAATTTTCGCGGGAACAGCTGATCGAGATTCTCGACCGGCTGGAAAAGCTGGCCAAGTTAAGCGAGGCCGTCCGGAAGCACGGGGGCGATTTTGAGGATTACCTGCGGCACCGGGACCCGGCGACGGGCGACTTGCCGCATTACATGGTCAAGGTCCGCGAGGGTAACACCGAGTACGTCCGCTACTTTCATGACGAATCGGCCCTGAAGGAATTTTCGAACCAGAACCCCGACCTTAATCTATACGAAGCGGAAATCGCTCCGGAACTGGACGGCGAGGAAGCAACTGTGGCCGACGGCGACGGTGCCGGTGCCGCTGCTGCGACCGACGCGGGTGAAACCAACGGGCAGCCTTCGGCTCGTAACGGGCAGGCCGGCGACAACGGATCGCTTTCCCCTCACCTCCGCCGGCGCGCTCGTCGGGTGGAGCTCCATGAATCGAATGCGATTCTGAAGATCATCCATGAACTGGACCATCGCGGCTTGCGGGTCGAGCACTACTCGGCCAGCGATCAGCCGATCTTCGAGTTGATCGAAGGCGAGGACGACCGGGCTGCCCTGACCTCGTTATTTTCCATCCCGCAGATCCTGAACAGCGTGAAAGAGATCGGCCGCCGCGGGGTACAGATCAAGCGGTTCAAGGGATTGGGCGAAATGAACGCGAAAGAACTTTTCGCGACCACCATGGACCCTGCCCACCGGAAGCTGCTGCGGGTCGATCTCAACGAGAACAATGCGGTCGAGGCCGACAAGATGTTCACCA